DNA sequence from the Gammaproteobacteria bacterium genome:
TACGGGGTTTTGGGTGTGGAGAACGAGTCATGACACCTGAAGAGAAGAGACGCATGAAAGATCTGATAGAAAGGCGTTCAAGATGGGTTGAAGCCAATCGGGAAAATGATTTTGAAGATGGTATTAAATCATTGCTGACGGAGCTGTATCCTGATAATGCGCATTTTATTTATGAGCTACTGCAAAATGCCGAAGATGCCGGGGCGACTAAAGTTAATTTTATTCTCAACAATGAAAGCGTTGAATTCAGGCATAACGGGGGGCGGTTATTTTCTTTTGAAGATGTGGATTCCATTACAAGCATCGGCAAAAGCGTTAAACGAGACGATCCTACCAGCATAGGAAAATTCGGTGTCGGATTTAAGTCGGTATTTGCCTATACGGACACTCCCGAAATTGTCTCTGGTCATTTTCATTTTCGCATCAAAGATATGGTTGTGCCCGACATAGGATCAGAAAACCTGATGCTTTCTGTTGGCAAGAAAGAAACCTGTTTCCTTTTGCCTTTCAACAATAGTAAAAAGTCTGCGGAGAAAGCTTGTGAAGAAACGGATAAAAATCTTCGAATGCTTGATGAAGGTGCGTTACTTTTTCTCAGTAAAATTCAGGAAATAAAATACTGCTTGCCCGACTCAACCTCGGGATTTATCAAACGAAAGAAAATCTCTGAAACCCGTTTTGAAATTGCGGTTAAACATCCTGAAGAATCAAAGCCGATTTCATCTTTTTTTCTTTACTTTGAAAATAATGTTAAGATTGATGATGAAAGCAGAATCAAGGATTGCAGAATCGCCGTTGCATTTGGCTTGGAGAAAACAAAAAGAGAAAAGAAAAAAGGTCAGCAAAAATTAATTGACGAGTGGGAAGTGAAATCGCTGGAACCTGGACAAGTCTGCATATATTTCCCTGCTGAAAAAGAAACATCCAACCTTCGCTTTCATCTTCATGCCCCCTTTGCCTCAACCGTTGCGCGTGACAGTGTACGCGATAGTGAACAAAACGATGAATTGCGTGATCATCTGGCGGAATTAATTGCTAAATCAATGGCTACTATACGCAACCAAGGTTTGTTAACTGTAGGTTTTTTGGCGACACTTCCCAATGAAGAGGACAGTCTGCCCAAGTTTTATAAACCGATAATGGAGAGATTGGTTGAGCAGTTCAAAAAGGAAAAATTAACGCCTATGAAGCAGGGCGGTCACGCTGTTGCAAGCAATGTTTTCAGGGGGCTGAAGCAGTTGTCCGACTTAATAGACGACCAAACTTTGGCGAGGATTTTGGACAAAGAAACTTCTAATTCTATGTGGATAGCCAACCCGCCACAAGGGAATCAAAGAGAAGATAAGTTTCTGTCCCTGCATAGTATTACGAAATGGACATCAGGCGATTTATTGGAAAAATTGCCGAAAGATTCTGACCTTGCACCAGAATGGCTGAAAGAAAAATCTGATGAATGGCATCAGAATTTATATGTGCTACTGGGCGATTCGTGTCACGATATAAAGATGGAAAATTATCGTATTGTGCGCTTGAGCAATGAGGAATACAGCATAGGGAAAGATTGCTATTTCCCGGATGCAGATATTGAACATGACGAGCAAATGCCAAGAGTTACAAAGGAAGTTTATACCGCTGGGAACAATCAAGATCGGATGGAAAAGGCAAAGAAATTTCTTAAGAGAATCGGAGTTAGAGAAGTTGGAGAGAAGGAACGAATTGAAGCAATGCTAAATCGAAATTACACGAATAAAAATCTTAAACCCAAAATCAACGACATAAAACTTTTCATTGATTTTTTGGAAAAATATCCTTCAGAAAAATCTCTGTTTAGAGATTATTTCATATTTAAACTGGCTCATGGAAAGTGGGGGCAGTCCCGAGACGTTTACCTTGATTCGCCTTTCTATGAAACCGGTCTTTCTGCCTATTATAAACATGAAAAAAACTCGCAAACATCACCTTGGGCATTATCCGCCGATTATGAAAATTGCAAGATTGACCTCGAAAAAATTGCGGCGTTTGCGAAAAATGTCGGAGCGCGGACGGAATTGGAGCCCCGAAAAACAACAATTCCATGGGACCACCCGGAAAGTGACAGATTAAAGCAAAGATACGGCAATGAAAATTATAATACAATAGACAAAGATTATAATCTCCAAGAGTTTGATGAACTTTTGCGCGACCCCAATTTAGAAAAATCCCGACTTATTTGGGATACAATGGCTGGATTAGCGAATCATGACGAATACTTACAAGCCGTGTATCGCATGAATCTTTCCCATAGTTGCCAATACGGGAAATCTACGTTTGTCCACAAACTGAAAGACGGTAAATGGGTTCCGCAAAAACAAAACAATAGAGAGTATATTTTTGAAAAACCTGCCGATGCTGTTGTGGAATTGCTTCCAGGCGGTTTTTCCTTTGAGACTGGAGCAAAATGGTTGGATGCCGTTGAATTTGGCAAGCGTAAGCGATTGGAAATAGAAAGGAATAGTGCCGAATTTCAGCGTGATAAAGAGGCGGCTCAACGGTTTGGATGTTCCCCTGATAAAATAAAGGAATTTGTTGAGTTAATGAAAAAAGATCCTGACGGATTCGAGAGATGGAAGAATGAAAATCGAAAACCTGATTTTCCTACAAGAAAAAGTGAAGACCCAAATCGACGCAAACAGCGTTTGAAAGAACGTTTACGGAAAGCACCCAAAAAAATTATAGAGGGAAAAGAAAAGCTTGTCCGCACTACACAGGATAAAAGTCAGGCCAGAGAGTATCTGAAAAACTTTTACACGAACCAAAATGGAGAACTTATTTGTCAACTTTGCAACGAGACGATGCCTTTCAAGAAAAAGAATAAGGAATACTACTTTGAAACCGTGCAATTGCTTGCAAATTTAGAGCAGGAAATGGACGAAAATTACCTTGCACTTTGCCCAACATGCGCGGCAAAATTTAACGAATATGTTGTTGCAACCCAACAACTGGATGTTTTGCCAGAGAAACTCGCTTCCCTTAACGACCTTGAACTGCCTCTTGAGTTTGACCGTGAGGGGTGCATAAAGTTTGTGGGAGTCCACCTTGACGACATAAAGGCAATCCTTGAGGTTGAGAAAGAGTAACACGGCAGACAACCCCTCACCCCACCCACCCCGCGCATTCCTGAACATACGAATCCATGGGCTGTATTCACCCCAGCCATCCGCGCCGGACGGCCGCCAGGGGTTGCAGGCGGCGCGGAACACGCGCTCGGGGTGCGGCATCATGATGGCGAGTCGGCCGTCTTCGCTGGTGAAGCCGGTGGCGTCGCCGGGGGAGCCGTTGGGGTTGGCGGGGTAGGACTCGCAGGCGCGGCCGCGGTGGTCGGCGAAGCGCAGGCAGGTCTGTAGCGCGCGCCAAGTGCGCGAAGTCGGCGGCGGCCCGGCCTTCGCCGTGCGTGGTTGACACCGGCGTCGTCGAAGGCTGTCGCCATTTCCCGTTGGCCGTGTTGCGGATTTCCCCGCCTGAGCCGGTGGCGCCGCTGGCAAACGGCGAAATCGCCGCAGGGCGGTTGTGGGGTTCCACCTTGGCGGTGAAATGCGCCGCCTCGCGGCGGGCGGTGAACACCCGGCTGTGCGGGTCGGCGTAAAAGCGCTCGGCCTCGGCGCCCGCCAAAGCGGCAAATCCCAGAAACTCGTGCCGCCCTCCATCGCCGATTGGTCCCGCCGGCGGGCTGACCGCCGCCTGCGGCCCCGGCCCGTATCGGCGGCGCGGCGGCCTCTTCTAGCCCCTTACCCGCGCTCCCGGGCGCCGCCGTGCGTCGCTGGCGGTTGAGCCTTGCCGGTTTTGTGGGATAATCCCGTTGCCCCGCATTGAATCAGGTTCAAGGAGGAAATCGCAAATGGAACAGGAAAAACAGCAGGCCCTGGGTATGGCTCTGAGCCAGATCGAAAAGCAGTTTGGCCAGGGTTCGATTATGCGTATGGGGGATGTGGACGTCGCGATGGATGTGGACGCGGTGCCCAGCGGCTCCCTGGCGCTGGACATCGCCCTGGGGATTGGCGGTCTGCCGCGCGGGCGGGTCGTGGAGATTTACGGCCCGGAGTCTTCGGGCAAGACTACCCTGGCGTTGCATGTGGCCGCGGAGGCGCAGAAAGCCGGGGGCACGGCGGCCTTTGTGGATGCCGAGCATGCGCTGGACCCGCAATACGCGGAGCGGCTGGGCGTGAACGTCAAGGATCTGCTGGTATCCCAGGCGGACAGCGGCGAACAGGCCCTGGAGATCACGGACATGCTGGTCCGCTCCGGCGCCGTGGACGTGGTGGTGATTGACTCGGTTGCGGCGCTTACCCCCCGTGCCGAGATCGAGGGCGCCATGGGGGACAGCCATGTGGGGTTGCAGGCGCGCCTGATGTCCCATGCCTTGCGCAAACTCACCGCCAATATCGGCAAGTCCGGGACGCTGGTGATCTTTATCAATCAGATTCGCATAAAAATCGGCGTGCCCTATGGCAATCCCGAGACCACGACCGGCGGCAACGCGCTGAAATTCTACGCCTCCGTGCGTCTGGAGATCCGCCGGGTCGGGACGCTCAAGAAGGGGGAGGAGGTGATTGGCAACGAGACCCGGGTGAAGGTGGTCAAGAATAAGGTGGCGCCGCCGTTTAAGCAGGTGCACTTCGATATTCTCTACGGCCGGGGGGTGTCGCGGGAGGGAGAGTTGCTCGAGTTGGGGGTGCGGGAAGGCTTGCTGGAGCGTTCCGGCACCTGGTACAGCTTCCAGGGCGCGCGGATCGGGCAGGGCAAGGAGAACGCCCGGGCCTTTCTGCGCGAGCACCCGGAGCAGGCGGCGGCGCTGGAACGGGAACTGCGCGCCCGGTTGCTGAACGCATCCGCCCCGTCGGCGGGGGAGCAGGCGGCGGCGCCGGCGAAGGCGGCGGAGAAAAAGCCGCCGGCCGCCGCCTCCCGCCGCCGCAAGGACCATTGACGCGGCATCGCGGTGGGGTGGTCCCGACGAGGCCCGCCGTTGCGGCGCGGCGTTCGGGAGGTCGCCGTGGGATTGTTGTCGCGGCGCGAGCACACGGCGCGCGAGTTGGCGCGCAAGCTGGGCGACAGGGGCTTCCCGGCCGCGGAGGTCGCGCGCGTACTGGCGGAACTGCAGGAGGAAGACCTGCAATCCGACCGGCGCTATGTCGAGAGCTATCTGCGGGAGCGGGTTCGGCGCGGCTACGGACCGGCGCATATACGCCACGAATTGCGCCGGCGGGGGGTGCCGGACGAGCTGATCGAGGAAGGATTGCATGTCGCCGACTGCGACTGGGAAGAATTGGCCGGCGCGCAACGCGGCCTGCGTTTTGGCCGGGAGCGGCCGGGTTCTGCCGCGGAGCGGGCGCGGCAGTGGGCCTTCCTGCAACGGCGCGGTTTTACCGCCGGGCAGATTCGCGCCGCGCTGGCCGCTGCCGAGGTGCCGCCGCCCGGGTCTCCAGGCCATGAACAGCGGTGAAATCCGCGAGCGGTTCCTTTCCTTTTTCGAGCGGCACGGCCATGTGCGCGTACCCTCTTCCTCCCTGGTGCCGGACGGGGATCCCAGCCTGCTGTTTACCAACGCCGGCATGGTGCAGTTCAAGGGCTCGTTGCTGGGGCGGGAGCGGCGCGGTTCTACCCGCGTGACCAGTTGCCAGCGCTGCATGCGCGCTGGCGGCAAGCATAACGACCTGGAGAACGTGGGCCACACCCCACGGCACCATACCTTCTTCGAGATGCTGGGAAACTTCAGCTTCGGGGATTATTTCAAGGAAGAGGCGATTGCCTACGCCTGGCAATTTCTGACGCGCGAGCTGGCCCTGTCGGAAGAGCGGCTTTGGGTCACGGTTCACCGCGATGACGCCGAGACCGCCGAGGTGTGGCTGCGGCGGATCGGCCTCGACCGGGAGCGTTTGCAGTCTGGCGGCGACGAGGACAATTTCTGGTCCATGGGCGAGACCGGGCCCTGCGGCCCCTGCACGGAGATCTTCTATGGTCCCGGTCGGTCCGCGCCTGAGGAGCGCGTAGAGATATGGAACCTGGTGTTCGCCCAGTACGACCGTGCCGCGGACGGCAGCCTGCGATCGTTGTCGTCCCCGGCCGTGGACACCGGCATGGGGCTGGAACGGATTTCGGCGGTGATGCAGGGCGTGCGCGACAATTACGAAACGGACCTGTTTATCCCCCTGCTGCGGGCGCTGGACGGGATGCGGGAGGCGGCGGCGCCGGCCGCGGCGGCAGATGTCGTTTCGCGCAAGGTGGTGGTTGACCACGTCCGTGCCGTGGCCTTTTTGGTGGCCGACGGAGTTTTGCCGTCCAACGAAGAACGCGGCTATGTGTTACGCCGCCTGGTGCGCCGGGCCGCGCGCCATGGGCAGCGCCTCGGCTTTCGGGAGCCCTTCCTGCATCGCTTGACGGATGCGCTGGCGGAGGCGATGGCCGGAGTCTATCCCGAGCTGACGCGGTCGTTGCCGCGGATCCGCGACAGCCTGCTGCGGGAAGAAGAACGGTTTCGCGAGACCCTGGAGCAGGGTTTGCGGCACTTGGAAGAATGCCTGGCCGGCCTGGATGGCGGCCGCCTGCCGGGCGAGACCGTATTCCGCTTGTACGATACCTACGGCTTCCCGGCGGATTTGACGGCCGATATTGCCCGCGAGCGCGGTCTGGAACTGGACCAGGCGGGTTTTGAACGGGCGATGGAAGCGCAGCGCCGCCGCGCCCGCCGGGCGCAGCGCTTCGTTCCCAGCGAGGCGCTGCCGGGCTGCGGACACGACAGCGAATTCCTGGGCTACGAGACCCTGGAGGGGGAGGGCGTCGTGCTGACCCTGTTGCGCGACGGCAAGGAGGTGCCGGAGCTGCGCGAGGGAGAGGCCGGCAACGCCGTCTTGGACCGCACCCCGTTCTACGCCGAGTCCGGTGGTCAAGTTGGCGACCAGGGGCAACTGTTGGGGCCGCAGGGACGCTTTGCTGTCGAAGACACGCAGAAACTGGGCCGTTCCCATGTCCATATCGGCGCCGTGCGCGAGGGCCGTCTGCGCGTGGGGGAACGGTTGCAGGCGCAGGTATGCGCGCGGCGCCGCAACGATACGATGCGCAACCACTCCGCCACCCATCTGCTCCATGCCGCCCTGCGCGAGCGGTTGGGGTCGCATGTGGCGCAACAGGGCTCCCTGGTCGCGCCGGACCGGATGCGCTTCGATTTCTCCCATCCGCGGCCGTTGACCCCGGAAGAGTGCCGGGATATCGAGCGGCGGGTGAACGAGGTCGTTTTGCAAAACGCAGAGACGCGCGTATGCAATCTGCCGCTGCAACAGGCGTTGGCATCCGGCGCCCTTGCCCTGTGCGGCGAGAAATACGAAGACCCGGTCCGGGTTCTGGAGATCGGAGGCGGCTTTTCCAGGGAATTGTGCGGCGGCACGCACGTGCACCGCGGCGGCGACATCGGCCTGTTTAAGATCGTCGCCGAGACGGGAGTCGCCGCCGGGGTGCGGCGTATCGAAGCCGTGACCGGCAACGGCGCCCTGGACTGGGCGGCGCTCGCTGCGCAGCGCCTGGATCAGGTCGCCAGCCTGTTAGGGAGCGCCGACGCCGAAGGGCAGGTGGGCCGCCTGCTGGAGCGGAACCGCGCGTTGGAGAAGGAGCTGGCGGCACTGCGCTCGCGTCTGGCACAGGCCGCCGGCGAAGACCTTGTCGCCGGGGCGCGCGAGATCGGAGGGATTAAGGTCGTGGCGCGCCAATTGGAGGATGCCGGCCCGCAGACCCTGCGCCAGGCGGTGGACCGGCTGAAGGACCGTCTGGGCACGGCGGCGATGGTGCTCGCTTCCGTCTCGGACAAGGGCAAAGTGATTTTGGTGGCGGGCGTGACCCGCGACAGCACGGACCGGATACGGGCATCGGAGCTGGTGAACTTCGTCGCGTTGCAGGTTGGCGGCCGCGGCGGCGGGCGGGCGGATATGGCTCAGGCCGGCGGCGACAACCCCGCGGCCCTGACGGCAGCGCTGGACAGCGTCCCGGAATGGGTGCGGGAACGCATCGGCGCCGGCGGAGAGGGCGCGTAGCGGTCCCGGGTCCAGCTCGCACACCGCCCCCTGCCATGAGCGTGCACGTGCACAAGTACGGCGGCAGTTCTGTCGCCGACACCGGCCGCATCCGCGCGGTTGCCAGTCGCATTGCCGCCCATTGGCAGGAGGGGCGGCGGCTGGTCGTGGTAGTCTCGGCCATGGGCAGCGATACCGACCGGCTGTGCCGTATGGCGCGCGGCCTCGCCGAGCACCCCGCCCCGCGCGAACTGGACGTACTGCTGTCCACTGGGGAACAGGTAACGATCGCCCTGCTGGCGATTGCCTTGCAAGAGCGCGGCTGTCCGGCGCGCTCCTATACCGGGATCCAGGCTTGTATCCGCACGGACGGCCGGTACAACAAGGCGCGCATCGTCGGGATCGAGGCGCGGCGCATCCAAAGCGACCTGGAGCAGGGTAAGGTTGCCGTCGTCGCCGGCTTCCAGGGCGCCGACCCCGAGGGCAACATCACCACCTTGGGCCGCGGCGGTTCGGACACCACCGCCGTCGCCTTGGCCGCCTCCCTGCAAGCGGCGGAATGCCGCATTTACACCGACGTGGAGGGGATCTATACCGCCGACCCCCGCATCGAGCCGGATGCCCGCCTGCTGGGTCGTATCGCCTACGAAGAGATGCTGGAAATGGCGAGTCAGGGCGCCAGGGTGCTACAGACTCGTGCCGTAGAATTCGCAAGCAAATATAATATCCCTCTTCGGGTGCTGTCGTCCTTTGCGGACGGGCCGGGCACCTTGATCGAAAGGGAGCGAGAAGATATGGAACAGCCGCTCATTTCCGGCATCGCGCACAACCAGGACGAAGCGAAACTCACGCTGCTCGGAGTCCCGGACAAGCCCGGCATCGCCCACGAAATCCTGGGCCCCATCGCCGGGGCGGGGATCGAGGTGGACATGATCGTGCAGAACGTAGGCGAGAACCGCACTACTGACTTCACCTTTACCGTGCACCGGCGCGACTACCGGCAGGCCATGGAGATCCTGGATGGGCTTGCAGGGCGGCTGGGCGCCGCGGACGTGCGCGGCGACGACGGCATCGTCAAGATCGCGGTGGTTGGGGTGGGGATGCGCTCGCATGCCGGGATCGCCAGCCGCATGTTCGAAGTACTGGCTTCGGAGGGGATCAACATCATGATGATCTCGACTTCGGAGATCAAGATTTCCGTGGTGATCGAGGAAAAACACATGGAGACGGGTATCCGGGCGTTGCACCGCGCCTTTGGGCTGGAGAAAGCGAATGATTGATGCCGATTGCTCCCGTCTCCGTGTTGTGGAGGCAATCGAAGCAAGGAGGAAAGGAGCAGGGCCATGTTGATACTGACGCGCAGACGGGATGAAAGTTTGATAATTAACGGCAATATCGAAGTGCGGGTACTGGATGTCCGCGGCCAGCAGGTACGGATCGGTATCATCGCCCCGCCGGAGATTAAGGTGGTGCGGAAGGAGATTATGTCAAGCGCCGGCGACAGCGCTGAGGAGGGCAGCGCAGGGGCGCCCCCTGCGGAGTCTTCCTGAGCGGACGCCGCTTTACCCGCATTCTGGCGGCGGGTATGCTGAATCTATGGAGAGATGGCCGAGTGGTTGAAGGCGCTCCCCTGCTAAGGGAGTATGGGGCTATAAACCTCATCGAGGGTTCGAATCCCTCTCTCTCCGCCATACCGGGTATAAAAAATTTCTTCATAGCGAACCTGCGCGGAGAGACGTCTAATGCCACATGAGAATCCCCCCGGGGCGGCGCGTACCGTAGCGGCGCTGACGGCGGCGTTGCTGCTGCCGGGCGCGCTTTCTTCCTGCGCCTGGTGGCAACGCATCGCGGGCGGCGCGGACGGGGCCGGCGGCGCGGCAGCGCGCGAGGCGGCGAACAAAGAGGTGGTGCTGCGCTACTGGCGGTTCTACAACGAACAGGATTACTCGGTGCTGGAGGAGACCGTGGCAGAGGATATGGCGCAACACAGTCCGCGGGAGGCAGACGGGCGCGAGGCCCTGGCGGCCGCCTTCCGGGAGCTCTGGTTCCCGCAAAAGCCGGAGTACTACGTCGAGATCAAGCGTATGGCGGCAGACGGCAACTTGGTCTTCGTGCACAGCCACGTCACCGTAGCGAGGGAACACCGGGGCAACGATCGCGCCCAGCCCAGCGTCGCCCTGGCGGATATCTTCCTGTTGCGCGACGGTTTGATCGCGGAGCACTGGGAGGTGGCGCAGACGGTGCCGGAGGAGGAATCGGTCAACGGCAATACCATGTTCGACGGCGGCGGCTTCCGGGAGACCTCGGCCGCGGTGGAGGAGGCGAACAAGGCTGTCGTGGTGCGCTATATGGAGAAGTTTATCAACGACAAGAATACAGATGCGCTGGACGAGTTGATGGCGTCCGATTGGATCGCGCACAACCCGATGGAGCCGAACGGGCGCGAGGGCCTGAAGCGGATGGCCCGCGACGTTTGGTTTGCGCAGTTTCCCGAGATTCACGCCGAGATCAAGCGCATCGGCGCGGAGGGCAATCTGGTTTTCGTGCACAGCCACTATACTCTCAAGAAGGGGGACCGGGGCAACGACTGGGCGCCCATGAGCGCCGCGGCGGTGGATATCTTCCGCCTGGAGGACGGCCTGATCGTGGAGCATTGGGACGTGGTGATGCGCGGGATCCCGGCAGAGACCGTAAGCGGCCGTTCTTTGTTCGACGGCGGCGGCCGCTACTGGCCTTGATTCGACGCGGCGCTGCCGTTCGCCGGATGGGGCGCGGGGGGTAGCGCGGTCGTCCCTCCTCGTTGCCGTGCGCGGCCTGCCATGGCGCCGGCCGCCGTGCGGTGCGTAGAAGTCCGGTACATATGGCACTCAGGTGGTGTCGGAGGAGGAGTTTCTTTCGCGTCTTTCGCGCCCGCGCAAAAGCAGGCCGGGGCCGACGCAATAGGTTGTTCAGCTCGGGCGCTTTTCCTTTGGGCTGCGCAGCGAGGCAAATAGGCCTACCCCCGCGAGCGTCAGCAGCGGCACGGGCGTGATGGCCAGCAGCAGGAACAGCAACAGGTAGAAGATCAGCAGCGTGCCGCCAGGCAGTGCCCGCGCCATTGCCCAGTCGTGCAGGGCCGCGACCCCGGCCAGGAGGTAGGCCAGGGTCGTCAGGATCAGCAGGTCTTGCAGTACGGCGCGCGCCGCCTCGGAATGGGTTGGGGACAGCAGCAGGGCCAGAGGCAGCAGGGCCAGCGCGCGGGGCAGGCGCAAGCGGCGGAATTCGCGAGCGAAGCCGCCGGGCATATACAGCACGGCCTGTAGCCAGCGGGCGATCCAGACTGTGCATGCTGCGCTTAACAGCAGGGTCCCGGCCATGGCTGCGTTGAACAGGGGCAGCACCCGGGCGGCCAATTCCTGGCTTTTCGGCATGTGTTGCGCCAGCAATTTCTCGACCATGGGGCCCCATAGCAGTTCCGGGTCTCCGGTTAGCAGGCGCACCGTCAGGGAAAATAGAATGGCGACAGCGGTTGCGGCGGCGAGCATCAATCCTTGCGATTCCGTCTCCCGCAACACCAGCGCGCAACCCAGGGCCGCCAGCCAGAGCAGCAGGGCCAGCCAGAGCGGCAGAGCCAAGTTGCCGAACAGC
Encoded proteins:
- a CDS encoding carbon storage regulator → MLILTRRRDESLIINGNIEVRVLDVRGQQVRIGIIAPPEIKVVRKEIMSSAGDSAEEGSAGAPPAESS
- a CDS encoding regulatory protein RecX, with amino-acid sequence MGLLSRREHTARELARKLGDRGFPAAEVARVLAELQEEDLQSDRRYVESYLRERVRRGYGPAHIRHELRRRGVPDELIEEGLHVADCDWEELAGAQRGLRFGRERPGSAAERARQWAFLQRRGFTAGQIRAALAAAEVPPPGSPGHEQR
- the recA gene encoding recombinase RecA, giving the protein MEQEKQQALGMALSQIEKQFGQGSIMRMGDVDVAMDVDAVPSGSLALDIALGIGGLPRGRVVEIYGPESSGKTTLALHVAAEAQKAGGTAAFVDAEHALDPQYAERLGVNVKDLLVSQADSGEQALEITDMLVRSGAVDVVVIDSVAALTPRAEIEGAMGDSHVGLQARLMSHALRKLTANIGKSGTLVIFINQIRIKIGVPYGNPETTTGGNALKFYASVRLEIRRVGTLKKGEEVIGNETRVKVVKNKVAPPFKQVHFDILYGRGVSREGELLELGVREGLLERSGTWYSFQGARIGQGKENARAFLREHPEQAAALERELRARLLNASAPSAGEQAAAPAKAAEKKPPAAASRRRKDH
- a CDS encoding aspartate kinase yields the protein MSVHVHKYGGSSVADTGRIRAVASRIAAHWQEGRRLVVVVSAMGSDTDRLCRMARGLAEHPAPRELDVLLSTGEQVTIALLAIALQERGCPARSYTGIQACIRTDGRYNKARIVGIEARRIQSDLEQGKVAVVAGFQGADPEGNITTLGRGGSDTTAVALAASLQAAECRIYTDVEGIYTADPRIEPDARLLGRIAYEEMLEMASQGARVLQTRAVEFASKYNIPLRVLSSFADGPGTLIEREREDMEQPLISGIAHNQDEAKLTLLGVPDKPGIAHEILGPIAGAGIEVDMIVQNVGENRTTDFTFTVHRRDYRQAMEILDGLAGRLGAADVRGDDGIVKIAVVGVGMRSHAGIASRMFEVLASEGINIMMISTSEIKISVVIEEKHMETGIRALHRAFGLEKAND
- a CDS encoding nuclear transport factor 2 family protein, translated to MPHENPPGAARTVAALTAALLLPGALSSCAWWQRIAGGADGAGGAAAREAANKEVVLRYWRFYNEQDYSVLEETVAEDMAQHSPREADGREALAAAFRELWFPQKPEYYVEIKRMAADGNLVFVHSHVTVAREHRGNDRAQPSVALADIFLLRDGLIAEHWEVAQTVPEEESVNGNTMFDGGGFRETSAAVEEANKAVVVRYMEKFINDKNTDALDELMASDWIAHNPMEPNGREGLKRMARDVWFAQFPEIHAEIKRIGAEGNLVFVHSHYTLKKGDRGNDWAPMSAAAVDIFRLEDGLIVEHWDVVMRGIPAETVSGRSLFDGGGRYWP
- the alaS gene encoding alanine--tRNA ligase; this encodes MNSGEIRERFLSFFERHGHVRVPSSSLVPDGDPSLLFTNAGMVQFKGSLLGRERRGSTRVTSCQRCMRAGGKHNDLENVGHTPRHHTFFEMLGNFSFGDYFKEEAIAYAWQFLTRELALSEERLWVTVHRDDAETAEVWLRRIGLDRERLQSGGDEDNFWSMGETGPCGPCTEIFYGPGRSAPEERVEIWNLVFAQYDRAADGSLRSLSSPAVDTGMGLERISAVMQGVRDNYETDLFIPLLRALDGMREAAAPAAAADVVSRKVVVDHVRAVAFLVADGVLPSNEERGYVLRRLVRRAARHGQRLGFREPFLHRLTDALAEAMAGVYPELTRSLPRIRDSLLREEERFRETLEQGLRHLEECLAGLDGGRLPGETVFRLYDTYGFPADLTADIARERGLELDQAGFERAMEAQRRRARRAQRFVPSEALPGCGHDSEFLGYETLEGEGVVLTLLRDGKEVPELREGEAGNAVLDRTPFYAESGGQVGDQGQLLGPQGRFAVEDTQKLGRSHVHIGAVREGRLRVGERLQAQVCARRRNDTMRNHSATHLLHAALRERLGSHVAQQGSLVAPDRMRFDFSHPRPLTPEECRDIERRVNEVVLQNAETRVCNLPLQQALASGALALCGEKYEDPVRVLEIGGGFSRELCGGTHVHRGGDIGLFKIVAETGVAAGVRRIEAVTGNGALDWAALAAQRLDQVASLLGSADAEGQVGRLLERNRALEKELAALRSRLAQAAGEDLVAGAREIGGIKVVARQLEDAGPQTLRQAVDRLKDRLGTAAMVLASVSDKGKVILVAGVTRDSTDRIRASELVNFVALQVGGRGGGRADMAQAGGDNPAALTAALDSVPEWVRERIGAGGEGA